The Treponema sp. J25 genome includes the window TTCGACAAAACCATTTGTCTGAGGATGGCGAACCTGGGTCCGACGGTGTTCAATATCGTTCAGGGCAAGATACAGTTCATAGGGGTGGGCCTCTGTCCCGCAGTACTCACGGCCGTTGTCGGTGAGAATCGCTTTGACGGTAATCCCATGGGTCTGGTAGAAAGGCAGCACCTCGTTATGTACCACCGCCACCGCAGCCTCCGGTTGCTTGGTCGTGTGCAAAAAGCCAAAGGCATAGCTCCCATAGGTGTCCACCACCGTATGCAGGTACACCCGCCCACCCCCCTTCAGGGTCCCTACGAAAAAAGTATC containing:
- a CDS encoding integrase core domain-containing protein codes for the protein DTFFVGTLKGGGRVYLHTVVDTYGSYAFGFLHTTKQPEAAVAVVHNEVLPFYQTHGITVKAILTDNGREYCGTEAHPYELYLALNDIEHRRTQVRHPQTNGFVERFNRTVLDEFFRIVFRQNLYESLESLQEDLDQWLHEYNYERPHLGYRNQGRRPWETIDLFLKGTLKL